In Phragmites australis chromosome 18, lpPhrAust1.1, whole genome shotgun sequence, the genomic window GTCTTATCGATTTATTCATGAACAAAACTACATAATGTTGGACATAATGTAATCAATGGCAACAAGTTTTTCATAATTTAAATACACAGCATAACTTAATTTCGAAATTAAGATGTGATTAAGGACTAATTAGTAATTTAGCCTTTGATTGGGAGactaaatataaaataattaggTCCCAGATCAGATTAGCGTCATATAAAGAGAGGGTTGGTCTTCTAATTGCTAATCATGCCATTAAGTGCCGAGCCAAAACCCTAGtagcccctctctctctaaaTCCAATCCGGAGAGCGCTTTTGACTGCCTGAAGGCCGGCCAAAGGGTCGGATGACTACAAGGGATTTTGAGGTGCTGATCGGAGGGGATTTCCATCAAATCAAGGATGACGCCTCCAAATACAGGTTCTAAACCCCAATTTCCGCACTAATTAGTGATTGTGTTCATGTGATTAGTGGAGATTGTGCAACTCAGATTAGTTATTAGGTAACACATAATACCCTTTCTTCTTAGCAGAAACACCACAGGATACCTAGGCTCATGAATTCGTGACAGTAAAAATCATATGGTAGTTCGTTCGGATCCTGTTTATTTAGGCCGCAGGTCGTGCACAACGGTCACCCGTTAGCCTCGCCCTCTCATCCAGCCCAGTCCGGCgtatttctctctctatatatatctatctctctctatatatatgaagTATATTTTCTACTCTCGGAGTGTGTACTCTCACATACATATCTTATAATATAAggagtatctcatgtgataaatgatatatatatagagtatatgagtatataagatcatccaagtggtacttatatttttttagtggtttgtacttattattttgagtatattatattttatgtacaaatatgaaggtattatcaaaatctattaaaatatagacttcttttcaatttttcatgtaattcatattagagtatcttagaatgagtatataagtatactcatagttaAACATGGCTAAATGGGCCgttcgtgccggcccggcaTGGGCCTgactcggcacggcccggctacgacacggcccaaacggcccatctacagtaacggttcgtgccgtgctggcccgcgtgccttcctctcggcccacggcacggcccgtcggtgaccgtgccgtgccgggccggcccgggcacgatttcggcccgacgggccgaaatagataaaaaaatataaaaaaatgaaaaaaaaaatataaaaatagataaaaatataaaaaatagataaaaaaatatttaaaaatagctaaaaaattaaaaatataaataaaaaaatagaaaatagtgccgggccgtgccggcccgggctgggccgtgcccgtgccgcgcgctcggcccaggcacggcccgtggcgttgtgccgtgctggcccggcCCGTCGGTaatcgggccgtgcctacagtgccgtgcctcgggccggcccagtaggcacggcccatttggacgtctttactcatagtgataaaagagtatacacaatttatttatatggtatattataatagaaaatatGTACTTATGAGATTACagactagtatatatatatatatatatatatatatatatatatatatatatatatatatatatatatatatatatatatatatatatatatgacacatCGCACACGACGCATACAACAACCACCACCGAGGTGTGGAGGGTCGCCTCCCCGCAACCATCCTATCCTTGCTGCTCCGATCAGGTAATCGAGTGGATGCATGCGCTCTCGTGATGTTCGTGTTGcgttcttgcatgcatgcaggcgAGGATTGAAAGGCTTGGCTGATTCTTGGAGCTGAAAGCCGGCCTGAAATGTTCGTGAATGTGTTGTCAGCGCCGCGCATGGATCGGCGGGAGGGCAGGACGAAGCGCGCGCGGGAGGACGGGGCGGCGGTGGGGAGCGGGAGGCAAACGGCGGACACGGCGGAGGTGGCgttcgaggaggaggcggcgctggcggacggcggaggcggcggggaggaggcgcTGTGGCAGCGGCCGCCCGGGGTGTTCGAGTTCCCGTGGCAGAAGTGCCGCGGCGGGCTCGGCGTCGtgaccggcggcggcgggtgggaGCTCCGGGACGTGTTCTTCCGCTCTTTCGTGGACGGCCGCGCGGCGGCGATCGGGTTGCCCGGGGACCGCCTCTCCCCGCCGCCGAGCAAGCGGACGCTGTTCGACGACGTGGACTCCtggctcgccgccgccggcgacggcgaggtggACCCGCTCTGGCTTTCCGTGCTCGAGGGGCCCAACCCTGCCGCATGACGCCAACGCCGAGTCGCCAGGTGCCGTGGGGCCCATCTGGCGGCGTCACAGGGGTCCGCGTCAGCAGCGCTGGGAAGCATGGTTGCCTGGGGGACAGAGATATGTTGAAATTGGTGGAAAAGTTTTAATGTTTTGTGCTCTTGGGTCGCTCCTGGGCTGCCTGTTTTGAGCCCTGGTCGGGTTTTAGCCCAGGCCCACCATGGGTGCGTTTTAAGCGGCGTCTAGGGTTGGAAGAGAGATAGGGCTGGCTGGCTGCGATGTATTCGAGGGCGGagaggccggcggcggcgagagcaATCCTCTGCCGAGATCTCTGGTGGCTCGGCTGGTCTTCAGGAGCGCCGGGGTCTCGGTTTGTTGGGCGGCCGCAAGTATCTCGCCGAGGAGATATGCATCGGTCCTTCGCACTGAAGATAAGGCAGCTATATCTTTCCCTTCCTTTCTCTGTGTGCAGAACACGAATCTGAAAATTTTCCTCTTCCCATGTGAACTCTCTCTGGATTTGCATCGGGAAGATTAGAGCCCGAGTTCCTCGGGTGATATCTTTGGTGCGGTATTTTGGGAGAGAAAGGGTTGGTGGCCGGAGCTGTAGCGTCTAGGCTCGACCGTATTGCGGTGGCTGTACGGTGAagggctttgtatctccgatctcctctcACCGCCCGCGACGGTGGGTGATAGGTTTTCTGGGTCAGTGGCTTCCAAGCCGTGCCTAGCCCACTTTCATTTTGATTTCAATCAATTTTCGTTGTGAGTACTCCTCCACTCCTCTGATagcatgctctgtgatgatggaATGGGTTTAGATTGGGCTATTAGATGAGTACAATAGCTGGAAAACTTGTGGTCTGGATACTGATATGGTGTTTCTGCTATTGCAAACCTTTGGACATGATTCTGTTGTTGCCTGAAATGAACATAGCTGGATACATGTGAATGGACACGGTTGTATACTGAATACAATCTGATACGCATATATATTTTGCATTTCTGTCATTTGTTCTGACGATGCAATGGGCAATTCTATTCTGTATAGTCTAGACCTGTCATCCTCCTGTGTGATTTCATACTTCTGGGTGGCTAAATAGTTCTATTTGGCTAGTGAATCATGTCCATCAATTCAGATCAGTCATTGTCCAGAACTTTTTCAATTTAGTTGTCCAAGTTCTTTGGCTAGTTGAGATCTCATTAATAGCCCAATCTATGATAATATTAGAAGAACAATTTGGGAGCAAGACTTCAAAGTCTTGGAGCCAATTATTGCATAAATCTGAGAGCAATACTATCTATTTCACTTCTTTGCAGCAATTACTTGTTGGGTTTCACTCTCATATGCCTTATTTTGGTATCCAGCTTTTACACCAGAGTGAGATGTTTGCTACAATTATTTTTACCTTTATCAGTAGCTTTTCATTGTGTATGAATTGCTATCTTGCTCggtatcatatatatatatatatatgggataAGACTTATGCTCATCCTTTGGTACTATTCTTTACATCAAGATATACTAGAAACAGAAAAGAATGGATACAATTTCAGTTCAAGGAGACATAATCGTTTTTGTTGTTTCCTCGCTTTCTGTAAAACATTTTCAATTTTCAAATTTAGTTTCGTAGGGTTTAATTTACAGAAAAGAATGGATCCAATTTCAAATTTTTGTTGGGGTTTAATTTACAGTCCCCAATGACGACGAAGAAGGTTCTAAGCACGTTTGATGAAATTACCTCTTCTTCAGTTTTGGAAATTCTTAGCGGATAACCAGGAAACTCAGTCTACAGAAATCATGTGCATGAAGCATAGGAAAAAAATCTAGCTATATTTGTTGGCAAGAGCTTCACGCAGCGCAGCTGTGCAGGCAAGCTGGATCGAGATGTGTGCTTGGCTCAGTCGGATGAGTAACCGTTCTGTcaccttttttttaataacgGGCTCAGTTTTAGCTGATTATAAGGAACTGTTCTGACCTACCACCGTGACTGGTAAAAATTCGCTTGAAACTCAGACTTTCAAATTCGGTTCCATCGACAAATTTTCACCGGCATAGGATAGGGGATTCGTTTCCTTCGGCTCAATCACATTGAATGTAGTACAAACAAGGCGCAAATGAGTTGGATTTGAGTGTGACAGGTATATATCTAGGTATGTAATCTATATCTACATCTATAATCATCAATactaatattaatataaaaagCATCGATTATAGATAATTCGAAGGATCACCACCGTACAACTTTGTTAGGTACCCCACCCGACGAGCCCTACGCTGTCACGTGTCAATCGGCGAGCGACCAAGACAAGGCTTCTGCGGCCAGTCCTCTGGTTGAAAACAAAACCCCGTGACCACCCCTGGTCGCAAGACATAATAGATACTTATATAACTAGTCAAATTATATTTAATATCACTTACTCAAGCGTTTTCCTTCCTAAGTCACTATCTTTCGGTGAGTAAGATTATGGGCAGTTGTGGTAGTGCAGTGACCGGtcttgtagcatttaatgctacaggatgacCTTGTAGACGAGCGTGATGGAGCTTGGTGATGAGACGGGCATGCAAGGTGATCAGAGCAGGGCGTGCATGCCTATCCTTCATCACGATGAGTTAGGAATAGTTAACTTCGTCAGGTATAGGTCTACCACAGAGTTTGGCATGATCTGTTTGTATGTGTGCATTTTCTCCTGTTATATAAAGGGGAGGTTCCGACTTGTAGGACACAAAAAACACATTATGTAACAAGTTCATCTAATcattaagaaaatacatatgacgtagggctattatcccacgggaGGCCTGAAACTGGATAAAATCTTTGTGTTTTTGAGTCCATTAGATTCTACCTCAAGAAACGTAGATCAACGCGTCCATCGATAGTTATACCTCGGATTCATTATCAGAGATTATCTCTCGACAGTTgacgcgctaggtagggggcgTTTTTCGTATTTTCTTCACATTTGAAGACTATGGTTGGACTACCCATGTTTGGATCCATGATGGCTGTAGAGTCCCATTTTGAGCACCCCGACCGTCGCTAGGTTTTTATCATGGGGTACGATCCAGACAAGCCCGGTGAGGCTCTAAGCATGGGACATCGAGGTGGAGTTTGAGGATTCCGAGACTAAATGAGAAGTTTGTATGGCAGCCCATGCAACGAGGGCAAGGGGAGGGGGCTAACAGAGATGCCCATGTTGTAGGAACCGAAGGTGAGCCCTAGGCCGTAGGCCAAGAGGGAAACCAGCCCGGCAACAAGTATGGAGGTGGTTCTATATTGGCCTATTAACTGCAACGCCACCCGAAGGAGTGCCCGCCTGAGGTCGAGATCTTGGTGGTGGCATCTTCAAGGCCGTCATGCCACATGCGAAACATGAGCGCCGGGGCTCCCCTCTCACGATGTCTCACCACTCCGCGGTCAACGGCTCAactacgaggccatgaccctTGCATAGAACCTGCAAACTGCGCGAGTACTTGAGAGTTCACCGGTAGCGTCATGGCTGCGCGATATTACCATCTTGGTAGAGACAATCCAGCACCAGACCGTGGCAATCACCAACCCATCCACCACAAGGAGTAGTTGAGGTGGTGGTCGGCAGGGTTCACAATGGACTCCACGGCAGGAGGGAACGTGTTCTCCCTTAGTAGCAGGGAGTACGAGGAGACCCGCACCATGTTGAGACAGTCTACCCGTTGACATGCGCGACTCGCTTAGCCATCGCGACCTTCGCAATGTAATCCGTGGCCAGAGGGCTACCGAAATTAGGAGGAACACGCCCAACGAGAGTAGAAAAAGGGCAAGTGGCCCCGTCACTCGCCTTCCCTTCGCAGGGAGACGTCGGACTCCTCAGTCCCCTCACTAGGACCGCGAGACCATCGACTCTCTCCTCGGTCGCGTGAAGCTACCCATCAACGTGCAATTCCCCATTACGGAACGGGGTGCAATGCTTTTTCCTCCAGGCTGCGGGAGGTACGCTGGCCAGATAAGTTCTGATCGGTTCCATCCAAAAAGTACGACGACTCAACCAACCCGAAGGAGTTTTTGTAGATCTACACTACCATGGTACAAGCCACGGGTGGTGATGCGAAGGTCATGGCGAACTATTTCCTGATCACCCTGACCAGTTCACCTCGGTCCTGGTTCATGAACCTCCTCTACGGGCCAATTCATGCATGGCAGACTTATCGATCAATTCGTCGCTAACTTCTTGAGAACCTACACCCAACCAGGGGTCGAAGATGACCTGTACCAAGTCAGTCAGTGACAGGGTGAGTCGCTACGAGACTACATTCGGTGTTTCACTGACTGTTGGAATACTGTTCCAAAGATCACGGCCTTGAATTCTGCATGGACCGGGCTTGGCACATGTTCGAGGATCGGGCAAAAGCTTAGGTTTGGTGCGACCTTGAATTTTGTTTTACTTCAATTTTTAGGGTAAGGTGAGCTTGGATTTTGCCACACTAAAGCTGGCTTGGGCTGAGTCAGAAGAAAAAACTGATGGATCAATTTGCAGATGCATTTTAAGAAGTCACGTACGACTTATAgtctaaaataatttatttgataGAGAGTCAGGTGTGGGGTTATTTATCATCTAGGATTTTGAGGCAAGACATGGTTGAGAGTTTGTatattgggaaaaaaatttgtgAATTCTTAAAGAAAAAAGATCAAAGGAAAAAATCCCCAAATTTGCGAAAAGAAATTCTAGATCACTTATTATAGCGGGGCCAAATTGTAACCGTTTAGATTCGTACCGTTGCGCTTATAACTATATTTCAATGTATGCATTAGATTCATATATAAATCACCACTATATTTTATGCattagagttaaaaaaaatatagttgcgCTTTCAAAACTAGCCGCATTATGGCAATCAAGCTAGTTCAGAGAACTGAGATGAGCACTAGCCCCAATGGCTAAATTCTCAGTTTTAGCGCATTTGGCCAGTCAAGGTGTGTGATACCGTTAAATGTTCCTTTACAAATTTAGTTGGtgtactttttaaaaaaataattaaaatatttatctctactatataaaacacgagttaatTCCCGTCACCTTTTTCACTACTCTCGTCTCATCTAATAAAACTTtctaaaattcgaataatttatccacttttATCATCTATCGCCGTCTTTCAATCTCACTACCTTGTTACCGGCTACAAATACGAGactcgttttactaataaaaataaataaataaatagaagaaaaattagtagataatctCCTCTCTTTTAATCACAACTGAAATCAAATTATGACATCGCTTCTGACGTATTTATTCAACATCGTTGCACATCTACATCTCCCTACCTTAATTTATACTTAAAATTAccacatctaatatttatattttcattacaAAATGCATAGACACTTAGctagtaaaataaaaaatggaaGTATGTAGCCTGTATGTGTCTTCACGCGACACGCAAGCCACACACACTCCTAAATGGTAAGTGTAAATAAACTAGAACTAGTAAGGTGGCTCATACTAATAGTATGTCTAGTAtcactgtaatattttattacaataatatttagtttattgtattttacatgaattttttatttaggcatttgattttatagaatttaatttttgaagattatatttgatatggatccttctttttttctattctaacatcaattttaattattatttattttattttatttggactctccatttagatattttgcttctgtATAAAATTGAACTGctgttttttttcataattttaattctgaatttagcTATCTATAATCCTATCTGATATGTACTCTTTGTTTAATCTAGACGATTAGATGTTCCTAATAAatagtgatattttttttaattaatatgataattttgtaaCCTTAAGGACGAACCTGATGACTCTTTTcctttaaatattaatataatagattaATCCGACCGTGACACAAAGAAAAGGCTCGCAAAGGGacatttttaaataatattattttattagaaagttataaaaataatagtgtCGGCAAGTCTCTTGTCGTTGGCAATGGATCAGAGATCTGTCAGCACGCGAGGAGTGAGTTTAGGGTCTGTCGATATTTCATGTATCGATATGTATTATATTCCTCAGATaatattcaaagaaaaaattataatttttttatataatcttggataaatatgatatttatataaaattgtatctctcgataagatctataactttatagttaaatttttttatatttgaatcGGTTTAGATGTAAAATAAGGTAGTCAGAAGTTATAGATATAGTTTTTcagatctaaaatttataaccaCTTTTTAAACATCTGAACGGattcaaatataaaaatatttaactataaagttatatatCTTATCTAAaactaattttcatataaagatctcCATACAAGATCAATAAAATTTTTATAAGAATTATCTACGGGCATAAGAACTGTCGGCGCCGATATGCGTCTTGTCACACTGCCACGTAGCGTGTGGCTAAGTatatattcttacaatttttcaaaaaaatactaTGATTGAAAAAAGATTCTCGCAAAGGTGGCTCCTTTCTTCCCGTTCCCCCGCATCGGCGACGCCACCGAAGAAaccacctcccccccccccccccccacacctcAATCGGTCAGTCCCCCACCTCCGAAACCCTAGCAATGGAGCCCAAATCCACCACCCCTCCGCCTCCCCCAGTCCTGGGAGCGCCCGTCGCGTACCCTCCGGCTGCCGCGTACCCCGGCCCCGGCGCCGTCGCCTATCCGGCGGCCGCGCTCTACCCCTCTCCGCCGCCCCCTCCCCCAGCCGCCGCGCACCAGCAGCAGGGCGCCGcgacgcagcagcagctgcagatgTTCTGGGCGGAGCAGTACCGCGAGATTGAAGCAACCACCGACTTCAAGAACCACAACCTGCCCCTCGCCCGcatcaagaagatcatgaaGGCCGACGAGGACGTCCGCATGATCGCCGCCGAGGCGCCCGTCGTCTTCGCCCGGGCCTGCGAGATGTTCATCCTCGAGCTCACCCACCGCGGCTGGGCGCACGCTGAGGAGAACAAGCGCCGCACGCTCCAGAAGTCCGACATCGCCGCTGCCGTCGCGCGCACCGAGGTCTTCGACTTCCTCGTCGACATCGTGCCCCGCGACGAGGCCAAGGACGCCGAGGCCGCCATCGGCGTCGGTGCGGGGATCCCCCACCCTGCCGCCGGCATGCCCGCCACCGATCCCATGGCGTACTACTACGTCCAGCCGCAGTAACCCATTTCCATCTCTCTTACTAGCTTCGAGCCTTTCGACTTTTAGTAAATTATTGAGAGTGTGCTGTTGTTCCCCTTGTTATGTTGTTGCCGCCGAATAACTTGGCGTGATGATCATCTGATGTGCCTCCTCTTTATTATACTCGATTTCAGATATGAAAGAGGTGGTTGTAATTGAGAGAGGGAAGCCGTATGATGGTGATGATTCTGCGTAACAGATACTCCTGCCACAATTATTAATTATGTGGTACTCCTCTGATTATTGTTATGCGCGATCTTGTCCAGCTTCGTTTGTAGTTTCCATTTTCACTGTGCTTGTTTGAGCTATGTTTGTACTTTCCATTTTCTATGTGTTGTTCAGTCATTTGGTTGTTTGTTTGCTATCCTGTTTGTCCTTGAAATTGTTTCAAGCAAGTGTTGTTTGCCAAGTATCCAGAATATGGATGTATTGTTCCTGCGTATGGACAAATGACCCCTCCATTTGTGATAGCTGATGTTATTGAAGTTTCCTGGCATTTCCTGTTGATTTATAGGTGTTGCTTAGTGTTCATGTTTATTCTCTTCAAGTTTTTACCTTTCTGATTCTTCAGCATCTGGGGTGAAATGGGTTATTTCTGATCTGAGCAAACGATTATTGCTCCCTGATAATTATTTGGATAATTCCTCCTTGTCTAGCCACTTTGTAAAACATTTTCATGTAGGATATTCCAAGCGCTGCATATCCAAGGTTTCCTTTGGCTCGACATCCAGTGAACTGCAATACTGGACTTGGTGTGTGTTGAAATGGGTAGATCATTTTTTTGCTTAACTTGGCTTTATAATTTCTGGGCATCTTAAGCGAAGTATATTTGCTGCAAACACACGCATTGGAGCTTTATGGAGTAATCATGATTTGACATGGTATCTCTCGCACTTTCAGATATGGAAATCTAATTTGACTGTACATTGAATCTGTTTGAACGATTACCAGAGCACTGAAATTGTAATTCCAAAATTCTTGTTACAGGTAAACTCGTGTTTGCCTTTAATTCAGGTAAGCGGATGTTGCTGCTCCATAATTTTGATGTGTATGATGGAGTAATAGCTTGCAGCAGATTTTGATGTACTACTAATGGAGCATGACAAAAATATCTGGATGTCATCAATTTCTGCTTCTAAAAGAAAACTGTAATCACGTGGGAGGAGGCACTGGGTGCTC contains:
- the LOC133899713 gene encoding nuclear transcription factor Y subunit C-6-like, with the protein product MEPKSTTPPPPPVLGAPVAYPPAAAYPGPGAVAYPAAALYPSPPPPPPAAAHQQQGAATQQQLQMFWAEQYREIEATTDFKNHNLPLARIKKIMKADEDVRMIAAEAPVVFARACEMFILELTHRGWAHAEENKRRTLQKSDIAAAVARTEVFDFLVDIVPRDEAKDAEAAIGVGAGIPHPAAGMPATDPMAYYYVQPQ